A single genomic interval of Desulfovibrio sp. JC022 harbors:
- a CDS encoding M48 family metallopeptidase — MADFPPPYTVRVSPRAKNVIIKLIPDKGIEVVLPKGTNRRDVPYFLEKRREWIEHNIRKLEQKGLSLSQPQLVLPDEICFVASGNIYTIRRVENRKPVLRMRRNVDKLLLSGSGWSPEEELKLLTRFVRSEARKFLVPELKKISTELNLPFSKAFIRAQRKRWGSCSAKGNINLNMKLMFLPYRLMRYVLIHELCHTVHLNHSAKYWRLVKMVEPNVEELEKELSEAGRLVPAWMNF; from the coding sequence ATGGCAGATTTTCCTCCCCCGTACACTGTTCGGGTCAGCCCTAGGGCCAAAAACGTAATCATCAAACTCATTCCTGATAAAGGGATTGAAGTGGTGCTGCCCAAAGGCACTAATCGTCGTGATGTGCCTTACTTTCTTGAAAAACGGCGTGAATGGATTGAACACAACATCCGCAAACTGGAACAGAAGGGACTGTCCCTGAGTCAGCCGCAGCTAGTCCTGCCCGATGAAATATGCTTTGTCGCCAGCGGAAATATTTATACCATCAGGCGAGTTGAAAATCGTAAGCCGGTCCTGCGCATGCGCCGCAATGTAGACAAGTTGCTCTTAAGCGGCTCCGGTTGGTCCCCGGAAGAAGAGCTTAAATTGCTGACCCGTTTTGTACGCAGCGAGGCACGGAAATTCCTTGTCCCTGAGCTTAAAAAAATTTCAACAGAACTAAATCTGCCCTTCAGCAAAGCATTCATCCGCGCTCAGCGCAAACGCTGGGGAAGCTGTTCCGCCAAGGGCAACATCAATCTGAACATGAAACTCATGTTCCTTCCTTACCGCCTGATGCGCTACGTTTTGATCCATGAACTCTGCCATACAGTGCACCTCAACCATTCCGCAAAATACTGGCGGCTGGTCAAAATGGTGGAGCCGAATGTGGAGGAATTGGAAAAAGAACTTTCCGAAGCCGGACGTTTGGTTCCGGCATGGATGAATTTTTAG
- a CDS encoding MFS transporter — MPTKNFTSRKMYIFLLVLTIATTVGFQGWRTLLNNFAVEVAGLDGGQFGMLGSIREIPGFLALLVIYVLMFIKEHRLAALSVIVMGFGICMTGFMPSFAGLAFTTLVMSFGFHYYETLNQSLTLQYFGYSEAPLVMGRLRSLAAATNICVGIVVISISGFMGYKEIFLGAGIVAILAGLYCLTRDPSSTDLPPQHKKMIFRSKYWLFYALTFIAGARRQIFVAFAVFLLVKKFGFSLQHIAILFVVNNIINYFVNPIIAKSVNKFGERKVLTLEYASLAVIFTAYAYTDSPLVGALLYILDNIFFNFTIAIKTFFQKIADKPDIAPSMAVSFTINHIAAVFIPALGGIAWMQDYRIVFLGAAAMSLVSLVLSQFVDRELRLKGQVG, encoded by the coding sequence GTGCCTACAAAAAACTTCACTTCCCGTAAGATGTATATATTTCTGCTTGTGCTGACCATCGCCACAACCGTTGGTTTTCAGGGCTGGCGGACCCTGCTCAACAACTTTGCTGTCGAAGTCGCCGGGTTGGACGGCGGGCAGTTCGGTATGCTCGGTTCCATTCGGGAAATCCCGGGCTTTCTGGCTCTGCTTGTAATCTACGTGCTCATGTTCATCAAGGAGCACCGTCTGGCCGCACTTTCGGTGATTGTCATGGGATTTGGTATCTGCATGACCGGATTCATGCCGTCTTTTGCCGGATTAGCCTTTACTACTTTGGTCATGTCCTTCGGCTTCCACTACTACGAAACTTTGAATCAATCCCTGACCTTACAATATTTTGGTTACTCCGAAGCCCCGCTGGTCATGGGCCGACTGCGCAGTCTTGCCGCGGCTACCAATATCTGCGTGGGCATTGTGGTCATCTCCATTTCAGGATTCATGGGCTATAAGGAAATATTTCTGGGAGCGGGCATAGTCGCGATTCTGGCCGGACTCTACTGCCTGACCCGTGATCCTTCATCAACGGACCTGCCTCCGCAGCATAAAAAGATGATCTTCCGCTCCAAGTACTGGCTCTTTTACGCCTTAACCTTTATTGCCGGGGCGCGCAGGCAGATTTTCGTGGCTTTTGCAGTCTTCCTGCTGGTTAAAAAATTCGGCTTTTCATTGCAACACATTGCCATTCTTTTTGTGGTCAACAACATAATCAACTATTTCGTGAACCCAATCATTGCCAAGTCGGTCAACAAGTTTGGTGAACGCAAGGTACTTACTCTTGAATACGCCAGCCTTGCCGTGATTTTCACCGCTTATGCCTACACAGACAGCCCCCTTGTGGGCGCGCTGCTCTACATTCTGGACAATATCTTTTTCAACTTCACCATAGCCATCAAAACTTTTTTCCAAAAAATAGCGGATAAGCCGGACATTGCACCGAGCATGGCGGTAAGCTTTACCATCAACCATATTGCAGCGGTTTTTATCCCCGCGCTGGGCGGCATTGCATGGATGCAGGATTACCGCATAGTTTTCCTCGGAGCTGCCGCCATGTCGCTTGTTTCTTTGGTTTTGAGCCAATTTGTGGATCGCGAATTGCGTTTGAAAGGGCAGGTCGGGTAA